In one window of Chloroflexota bacterium DNA:
- the hutU gene encoding urocanate hydratase produces the protein MSGPRVVHPPRGTQLHCKNWQLEAPFRMIQHNLDPEVAERPEDLVVYGGRGQAARDWESFDAILETLQKMDVDDTLLVQSGKPVAVFKTHIDAPRVLIANSNLVPHWATWEVFDDLAQKGLIMYGQMTAGSWIYIGTQGILQGTYETLGSLAHQRGWPSLKGKFVLTAGLGGMGGAQPLAITMNEGVGLIVEVDPARAQRRLEIGYVDVVVDNLDEALRLVDKALKAGEAQSIGLIGNAADVFPKLVRRGITPDVVTDQTSAHDLLEYVPSGLSVEESKRLRKSDPATHRKMALESIAVHVQAMLDFQKAGAEVFDYGNNIRQQAYNFGVEDAFAFPGFVPAYIRPLFEEGKGPFRWVALSGDPEDIYRTDEAMLELFPEDEHLRRWIEKAQQKVPFQGLPSRICWLGYGERDKAGLMFNQLVAEGIVKAPIVIGRDHLDAGSVASPNRETEAMKDGSDAISDWPILNALLNAVAGATWVSFHHGGGVGIGYSQHAGMVVVADGTEAAARRLARVLVTDPGLGVVRHADAGYEKSKRVAREKGIWMPMLDK, from the coding sequence ATGTCTGGCCCTCGTGTTGTGCATCCCCCGCGCGGCACACAATTGCACTGCAAGAACTGGCAACTGGAAGCCCCGTTCCGCATGATTCAGCACAACCTCGACCCCGAAGTGGCCGAGCGCCCCGAAGACCTGGTGGTCTATGGTGGCCGCGGACAGGCTGCCCGCGACTGGGAATCCTTCGACGCCATTCTGGAAACCCTGCAAAAGATGGACGTCGACGACACCCTGCTGGTGCAGTCGGGCAAGCCGGTGGCGGTGTTCAAAACGCACATTGACGCCCCGCGCGTCCTCATCGCCAATTCCAACCTGGTGCCCCACTGGGCCACGTGGGAAGTCTTCGATGACCTCGCGCAAAAGGGCCTCATCATGTACGGCCAAATGACCGCGGGCTCGTGGATTTACATCGGCACCCAGGGCATCTTGCAGGGCACCTATGAAACCTTGGGCTCGCTGGCGCATCAACGCGGCTGGCCTTCCCTGAAGGGCAAATTCGTGCTCACCGCCGGTTTGGGCGGCATGGGCGGCGCGCAGCCCCTCGCCATCACCATGAACGAAGGCGTGGGGCTGATTGTGGAAGTCGACCCTGCTCGCGCCCAGCGGCGGCTGGAAATCGGCTACGTGGACGTGGTGGTGGACAACCTGGACGAAGCCCTGCGCCTGGTGGACAAAGCCCTCAAGGCTGGCGAAGCCCAATCCATCGGCCTGATTGGCAACGCCGCCGACGTCTTCCCCAAACTGGTGCGCCGCGGCATCACGCCCGACGTCGTCACCGACCAGACTTCCGCACACGACCTGCTGGAATACGTGCCCAGCGGCCTCAGCGTGGAGGAATCCAAACGCCTGCGCAAGTCCGACCCCGCCACGCACCGCAAAATGGCGCTGGAATCCATCGCCGTGCACGTTCAGGCCATGCTGGACTTCCAAAAGGCCGGCGCGGAGGTGTTCGATTACGGCAACAACATCCGTCAGCAGGCTTACAACTTCGGCGTGGAAGACGCCTTCGCCTTCCCAGGCTTCGTTCCGGCCTACATCCGCCCGCTGTTCGAGGAAGGCAAAGGCCCCTTCCGCTGGGTGGCGCTTTCCGGCGACCCCGAAGACATTTACCGCACCGACGAGGCCATGCTGGAACTCTTCCCCGAAGACGAGCACCTGCGCCGCTGGATTGAGAAGGCGCAGCAGAAGGTGCCTTTCCAGGGCTTGCCTTCCCGCATTTGCTGGCTGGGCTATGGGGAACGCGACAAGGCCGGGTTGATGTTCAACCAACTGGTGGCGGAAGGCATCGTAAAAGCGCCCATCGTGATTGGCCGCGACCATCTGGACGCCGGTTCGGTGGCTTCCCCCAACCGGGAAACCGAGGCCATGAAAGACGGCTCGGATGCCATCAGCGACTGGCCGATTTTGAACGCCCTGCTGAACGCGGTGGCGGGGGCAACGTGGGTCTCGTTCCACCACGGCGGCGGCGTGGGCATCGGCTACAGCCAGCACGCCGGCATGGTGGTGGTGGCCGACGGCACGGAAGCCGCGGCGCGGCGCCTGGCCCGGGTACTGGTCACCGACCCTGGCCTGGGCGTGGTGCGCCATGCCGACGCAGGCTATGAGAAATCCAAACGGGTTGCCCGGGAAAAGGGCATCTGGATGCCGATGCTGGACAAGTAG